From the Billgrantia sulfidoxydans genome, one window contains:
- the petA gene encoding ubiquinol-cytochrome c reductase iron-sulfur subunit: MKRRPFLVGATVVAGGVGAAFTAVPFIASWQPSARARAAGAPVEVDVDKLEPGQQLTVEWRGKPVWVLRRTPSILERLATLTDSGRLRDPLAEVATQQPAYITGPLRSLEEEYLVVVAICTHLGCVPLFRPEPGSVGDDWPGGYFCPCHGSRFDFAGRVFKAVPAPINLEVPPYRFLSDHQIEIGVDPKPTTS; this comes from the coding sequence ATGAAACGCAGACCCTTTCTCGTCGGCGCGACCGTGGTGGCCGGCGGCGTCGGGGCGGCCTTCACGGCCGTGCCGTTCATTGCCTCCTGGCAGCCCAGTGCCCGCGCCAGAGCCGCCGGAGCCCCCGTCGAGGTCGACGTCGACAAGCTGGAGCCGGGGCAGCAGTTGACCGTGGAATGGCGAGGCAAGCCCGTCTGGGTCTTGCGTCGGACCCCGTCGATCCTCGAGCGACTGGCGACGCTAACGGATTCCGGCCGACTCCGCGATCCCCTCGCCGAGGTGGCGACGCAGCAGCCGGCCTATATCACCGGGCCACTGCGCTCGCTCGAGGAGGAATATCTGGTGGTCGTCGCGATCTGCACCCACCTCGGCTGCGTTCCCCTATTTCGACCGGAGCCGGGCTCGGTCGGCGACGACTGGCCGGGCGGCTACTTCTGCCCCTGCCACGGCTCCCGATTCGACTTCGCCGGACGCGTATTCAAGGCGGTGCCGGCCCCGATCAATCTGGAGGTCCCGCCGTACCGCTTCCTGTCCGATCACCAGATCGAGATCGGCGTCGACCCGAAGCCAACGACATCCTGA
- the nhaA gene encoding Na+/H+ antiporter NhaA, which produces MTTAAQQGVEERTAGLVTVGALLAALILANSPLREFYQLLHHTPVSVQVGTLGIDKPLILWINDGLMVFFFLLMGVELKREMLGGMLGSARQVALPAIAAAGGMLLPALVYLLVNGTEGIAAHGWAVPTATDIVLALAVLSLFGERVPPALRVFLMALAVFDDLGAIAIIALFYTERLSGEALLIAGMALAGFVLLNRFRVTRAMPYVLLGLVLWVAVLKSGVHATLAGVAIALAIPARTRDGLQEGSPLARTYHDLRRWVTFGVVPVFAFFNAGIVIRAAGDGFGDVFFGVAFGLLLGKQLGVFSLAWLAIRLRLARLPTDVGWCHLYGVAVLAGIGFTMSLFIAGLAFDTPAALTSARQGVLAASAMAALIGGAVLAVTLPHSTAPQSESGRQT; this is translated from the coding sequence ATGACGACTGCGGCACAGCAGGGGGTCGAAGAGCGCACGGCGGGTCTCGTAACCGTCGGAGCCTTGCTCGCGGCGTTGATACTCGCCAACTCACCACTGCGCGAGTTTTACCAACTGCTCCACCATACCCCCGTGTCGGTGCAGGTCGGCACCCTGGGCATCGACAAGCCATTGATCCTGTGGATCAACGACGGGCTGATGGTGTTCTTCTTCCTGCTCATGGGCGTCGAACTCAAGCGCGAGATGCTCGGTGGCATGCTGGGCTCGGCCCGGCAGGTGGCGCTGCCGGCGATCGCAGCAGCCGGTGGCATGCTGCTGCCAGCGCTGGTCTACCTACTCGTCAACGGCACCGAAGGCATCGCCGCCCACGGCTGGGCCGTGCCCACCGCTACCGACATCGTGCTAGCACTGGCGGTGTTGTCGTTGTTCGGCGAGCGCGTGCCTCCCGCGCTGAGGGTGTTCCTGATGGCCCTGGCGGTCTTCGACGACCTCGGCGCCATCGCCATCATCGCGCTGTTCTATACCGAGCGTCTCTCCGGGGAGGCGCTGTTGATTGCCGGTATGGCTCTTGCCGGCTTCGTCCTCCTAAATCGCTTCCGGGTCACGCGCGCCATGCCCTATGTGCTGCTGGGGCTGGTGCTGTGGGTAGCGGTACTCAAGTCCGGGGTCCATGCCACCCTGGCCGGCGTCGCCATCGCCCTGGCCATCCCCGCCAGAACTCGGGATGGCCTGCAGGAGGGCTCGCCCCTGGCTCGCACCTACCATGACCTGCGGCGCTGGGTCACCTTCGGGGTCGTCCCGGTGTTCGCCTTCTTCAACGCCGGAATCGTGATACGAGCAGCAGGCGACGGCTTCGGCGACGTCTTCTTCGGGGTGGCCTTCGGCCTCTTGCTGGGCAAGCAGTTGGGCGTCTTCTCCCTTGCCTGGCTGGCAATCCGGCTGCGCCTCGCGCGGCTTCCCACGGATGTGGGGTGGTGCCATCTGTACGGGGTGGCCGTGCTGGCTGGCATCGGATTCACCATGAGCCTGTTCATCGCCGGGCTCGCCTTCGATACGCCAGCGGCCCTGACCTCGGCCCGCCAGGGCGTGTTGGCCGCCTCGGCCATGGCGGCACTGATCGGTGGTGCGGTACTGGCGGTAACGCTGCCCCACTCGACAGCCCCGCAATCCGAGTCCGGGAGGCAAACATGA
- a CDS encoding PHA/PHB synthase family protein has product MDTTTRTTTIDGTTASPPATTTDQRLHAMQSLFTGGLSPTAVQQAWWDWAQHLLLSPDKQAELLGKALRKWQRFGSYCERAGRAPCEPCIEPLPQDKRFRGDAWQRWPFNALYQGFLLQQQWWHAATTGVPGVSRHHQAMVNFGARQMLDIWSPSNFLATNPELQEQTRREGGANLARGVSNLLEDWQRRQDGEGPVGVEAYRVGRDVAVTPGKVVFRNRLIELIQYAPVTQEVHAEPLLIVPAWIMKYYILDLSPENSLIRYLVAQGHTVFVVSWKNPGSEDRELGMADYRRLGVMAALDAVTAICPQQRVHGVGYCLGGTLLSIAAAAMGRDGDTRLASLTLLAAQTDFSEAGELMLFIDEDQVRFIEDLMAVRGYLDTRQMAGAFQLLRSQDLIWSRMVRSYLAGERPPMFDLMAWNADGTRMPARMHSEYLRWLFLDNDLAGGRYRVDERPVSLTDIEIPVFAVSTLKDHVAPWRSVYKVQWLTPADVTFVLSSGGHNAGIVNPPGDSRRYHQISTIRRDDPFMDPDGWQVTAAHHDGSWWPCWQGWLADHSTQRVHAREPGVTRGYPALDEAPGRYVLEK; this is encoded by the coding sequence ATGGACACCACGACCCGAACCACCACCATCGATGGGACGACAGCGAGCCCACCGGCGACGACGACCGACCAGCGCCTGCACGCCATGCAGAGTCTGTTCACGGGTGGGCTGTCGCCGACCGCCGTCCAGCAGGCCTGGTGGGACTGGGCGCAACACCTGCTCCTGTCGCCGGACAAGCAGGCCGAGCTTCTCGGCAAGGCCCTGCGTAAGTGGCAGCGCTTCGGCAGTTACTGCGAGCGCGCCGGCCGGGCGCCGTGCGAGCCCTGCATCGAGCCGCTGCCCCAGGACAAGCGCTTTCGCGGCGACGCCTGGCAGCGCTGGCCCTTCAACGCGCTCTACCAGGGTTTCCTGCTGCAGCAGCAGTGGTGGCATGCGGCCACCACCGGCGTACCGGGCGTCTCGCGCCATCATCAGGCGATGGTGAATTTCGGTGCGCGGCAGATGCTCGACATCTGGTCGCCATCGAACTTCCTCGCCACCAATCCCGAACTGCAGGAGCAGACGCGGCGCGAGGGTGGCGCCAACCTGGCCCGTGGTGTCTCCAATCTGCTGGAGGACTGGCAGCGACGGCAGGACGGCGAGGGGCCGGTGGGGGTCGAAGCGTATCGGGTCGGCCGGGACGTGGCAGTGACGCCGGGCAAGGTGGTCTTCCGCAACCGGCTCATCGAGCTGATCCAGTATGCACCTGTCACCCAGGAGGTCCATGCCGAGCCGCTGCTGATCGTGCCGGCCTGGATCATGAAGTACTACATCCTCGACCTCTCCCCGGAGAACTCCCTGATCCGCTACCTGGTGGCACAGGGCCATACGGTGTTCGTCGTGTCCTGGAAGAACCCGGGCAGCGAGGACCGGGAACTGGGCATGGCCGACTACCGCCGGCTGGGGGTCATGGCGGCCCTCGACGCGGTCACGGCCATTTGCCCGCAGCAGCGTGTCCACGGCGTGGGCTATTGCCTGGGCGGGACGCTGCTGTCGATCGCCGCGGCCGCCATGGGGCGGGACGGTGACACTCGCCTGGCCAGCCTGACGCTGCTCGCCGCGCAGACCGACTTCAGCGAGGCCGGCGAGCTGATGCTGTTCATCGACGAGGACCAGGTACGCTTCATCGAGGACCTCATGGCGGTCAGGGGCTATCTGGATACGCGCCAGATGGCGGGCGCCTTCCAGTTGCTGCGTTCCCAGGACCTGATCTGGTCGAGGATGGTGCGCAGTTATCTGGCTGGCGAGCGTCCGCCCATGTTCGACCTGATGGCCTGGAACGCCGACGGCACCCGCATGCCGGCACGCATGCACAGCGAGTACCTCCGGTGGCTGTTCCTCGACAACGACCTCGCCGGTGGGCGCTACCGGGTGGACGAACGGCCCGTATCGCTGACCGACATCGAGATCCCCGTGTTTGCCGTCAGCACGCTCAAGGATCATGTCGCCCCCTGGCGCTCCGTCTACAAGGTCCAGTGGCTGACGCCGGCGGACGTCACCTTCGTGCTCTCCAGCGGCGGGCACAATGCGGGCATCGTCAACCCGCCCGGCGATTCCCGCCGCTATCACCAGATCTCGACCATCCGCCGCGACGACCCCTTCATGGATCCGGACGGCTGGCAGGTCACTGCCGCGCATCATGACGGCTCCTGGTGGCCCTGCTGGCAGGGCTGGCTGGCCGATCACAGCACCCAGCGCGTGCACGCCCGGGAGCCGGGGGTGACCAGAGGCTATCCGGCGCTGGACGAAGCGCCAGGACGTTATGTACTGGAGAAATGA
- a CDS encoding ATPase gives MKIETFHDLIDWTRQLHAQLAECFRHCATQQEEARAKSLLEYLADHEAVLEHTVASFEKQADPKALNTWVYDYLSHAPIKPHQACNLPYAEMGFEDISREVFSLHDQVIALYRYLEGRADIPEARDLVRELLKLEEHEAMRLSQQINRARDL, from the coding sequence ATGAAGATCGAGACCTTTCATGACCTGATCGACTGGACTCGCCAGCTGCATGCCCAGTTGGCCGAATGCTTCAGGCACTGTGCCACCCAGCAGGAGGAGGCACGGGCCAAATCGCTTCTGGAGTATCTCGCCGATCACGAAGCGGTCCTGGAGCATACCGTGGCCAGCTTCGAGAAGCAGGCCGACCCCAAGGCCCTAAACACCTGGGTTTACGACTATCTGTCGCATGCGCCCATCAAACCCCATCAGGCGTGCAATTTGCCCTATGCCGAGATGGGCTTCGAAGACATCAGCCGGGAAGTCTTCTCGCTGCACGATCAGGTCATCGCGCTATACCGCTACCTGGAAGGACGCGCCGACATCCCCGAGGCTCGGGACCTCGTTCGCGAGCTCTTGAAGCTTGAGGAACACGAGGCAATGCGTCTGTCCCAACAGATCAACCGAGCCCGAGACCTGTAG
- a CDS encoding acetate/propionate family kinase, with product MPNRRSAILVVNCGSSSLKFAVFGVTEGLARLVWGAASGIGTSQGRLQMSSAQGTVDDHPARMADHATAIEKVETLLQQQTSRLDLVGIGHRVVHGGPDCDCPQRIDASLLDRLHALVPLAPLHLPHNLAGISAMRTQFPDVPQLACFDTAFHHGLPAVARHTGLPREYEAGGVRRYGFHGLSYEFIVDDLRRRHGPEALRERLIVAHLGNGASLAAIRDGCSIETTMGFSALGGMPMGTRSGDLDPGILLYLASHDGLDVAALEALLYRRSGLLGLSGVSADMRELLTHREDTPEAAQAVDFFCHRARHFIGALSAALGGLDRLIFTGGIGANSPAIRAQICAGMGYLGVTLEEGRNRTPGPVISAAEGPVRVEAVATDEEWMIARHVQHTLTNTQEVT from the coding sequence ATGCCAAACCGTCGATCGGCCATTCTGGTGGTCAACTGCGGGTCATCCAGCCTGAAGTTCGCCGTGTTCGGTGTGACGGAAGGGCTCGCACGGCTGGTATGGGGAGCGGCCAGTGGGATCGGCACGTCACAAGGCCGGCTCCAGATGTCGAGTGCACAGGGAACGGTTGACGACCACCCCGCGCGAATGGCTGATCATGCCACCGCCATCGAGAAGGTCGAAACCCTTCTTCAACAGCAGACAAGCCGACTGGACCTCGTCGGCATCGGGCACCGGGTGGTCCATGGTGGCCCCGATTGCGACTGCCCTCAACGGATCGATGCCTCCCTGCTGGACCGACTTCACGCTCTGGTGCCACTGGCTCCGCTGCACCTGCCACACAACCTGGCCGGGATCAGCGCCATGCGCACGCAATTCCCCGACGTGCCCCAACTCGCCTGCTTCGACACGGCGTTCCACCACGGCCTGCCCGCGGTTGCCCGGCATACCGGGTTGCCACGGGAATACGAGGCCGGGGGTGTACGCCGCTACGGCTTTCACGGGCTCTCCTACGAGTTCATCGTCGACGACCTGAGGCGGCGCCATGGCCCGGAGGCGTTACGTGAGCGCCTGATCGTGGCGCACCTGGGCAACGGCGCCTCCCTGGCGGCAATCCGGGACGGGTGCAGCATCGAGACGACGATGGGCTTCAGTGCCTTGGGCGGCATGCCCATGGGCACCCGCAGCGGGGATCTGGACCCCGGTATCCTGCTCTACCTGGCGAGTCACGACGGACTCGACGTCGCGGCGTTGGAAGCCCTGCTCTATCGACGCTCGGGGTTGCTGGGGCTTTCGGGGGTGAGTGCCGACATGCGGGAACTCCTGACGCACCGCGAGGATACGCCGGAGGCTGCGCAGGCCGTCGATTTCTTCTGCCATCGTGCCCGCCACTTCATCGGTGCCCTGAGCGCCGCGCTCGGCGGGCTGGACCGACTGATCTTCACCGGCGGCATCGGGGCGAACTCACCGGCGATCCGGGCACAGATCTGCGCGGGAATGGGGTATCTCGGCGTCACACTGGAGGAAGGACGCAACCGCACGCCCGGGCCGGTGATTTCCGCCGCCGAGGGCCCGGTCCGGGTTGAGGCCGTGGCGACCGATGAAGAGTGGATGATCGCCCGGCACGTGCAGCACACATTAACCAACACCCAGGAGGTGACATGA
- a CDS encoding bifunctional enoyl-CoA hydratase/phosphate acetyltransferase: protein MTQTATPVALETLDDLIQRAGGGDPIRVAVVNAAQAAVLETLREAARRRIAEPVLIGRPAKVVEAAAAIGWDLDPQAMIEAESDVEAARIGVELVQAGRAEALMKGHLHTDTFMHALLGNGLRQPGRRVSHIFLVDVPDCPRLLAVTDAAVNIAPDLDAKAQILQNAIELMHMIGLERPRAAVISAVETVNPAIVSTLDAACLTLMARRGQIAGAEVDGPLAFDNAISERAAREKGIDSPVAGKADILLMPDLVSGNVLAKNLEYHAGATAAGVVMGLTVPAVLSSRADPPEARLAGLAVAALMYCAGIRLPVPSPDEAETTFCCSPQPESACCPTEVR, encoded by the coding sequence ATGACACAGACGGCAACGCCAGTGGCCCTTGAGACGCTCGATGACCTGATTCAGCGGGCCGGTGGCGGTGACCCGATCCGCGTCGCCGTGGTCAACGCGGCCCAGGCCGCGGTGCTGGAGACGCTTCGCGAGGCGGCGAGGCGACGCATCGCCGAGCCGGTGCTCATCGGCCGCCCCGCCAAGGTCGTCGAGGCCGCCGCGGCGATCGGGTGGGACCTCGATCCACAAGCGATGATCGAGGCCGAATCGGATGTGGAGGCCGCCCGCATCGGGGTGGAACTCGTGCAGGCCGGACGCGCGGAGGCGCTGATGAAGGGCCACCTCCACACCGATACTTTCATGCATGCCTTACTGGGCAATGGCCTACGACAGCCCGGACGTCGCGTCAGCCACATTTTTCTGGTGGACGTGCCCGACTGCCCACGCCTGCTGGCTGTGACCGATGCGGCCGTGAACATCGCCCCCGACCTCGACGCCAAGGCGCAGATTCTCCAGAACGCCATCGAGCTGATGCACATGATCGGGCTCGAACGGCCACGCGCCGCGGTCATTTCCGCCGTGGAAACGGTCAATCCGGCCATCGTCTCTACCCTGGATGCGGCCTGCCTGACCCTGATGGCCCGCCGCGGCCAGATTGCCGGCGCCGAGGTCGACGGGCCACTGGCCTTCGACAACGCCATCTCGGAACGGGCCGCGCGCGAAAAGGGCATCGACTCCCCGGTGGCGGGGAAGGCCGACATCCTGCTCATGCCGGATCTGGTGTCAGGCAACGTGTTGGCCAAGAACCTCGAGTACCATGCCGGCGCCACGGCGGCCGGGGTGGTCATGGGGCTGACGGTGCCGGCGGTACTGAGTTCCCGGGCCGACCCGCCCGAGGCGCGCCTGGCCGGACTGGCCGTGGCGGCGCTGATGTACTGCGCGGGGATCCGTCTGCCCGTGCCCTCCCCTGACGAAGCGGAAACCACCTTCTGCTGTTCCCCGCAACCCGAGTCAGCCTGCTGCCCCACGGAGGTGCGCTGA
- a CDS encoding DUF3141 domain-containing protein, translating to MTAPEPEEGTLPSHPATELLAYQTDLWRRGVRYLDTLRERADNMLEHEQAGKPPLLDFDYEMLVDGRRLARPANYALLRITRVGEDCLEDCLDETRPPVMIVDPRAGHGPGIGGFKRDSEVGMALHEGHPVYFVIFFPEPVPGQTLEDVLHVLRRFVETLAERHPGQPPVLYGNCQAGWAIALLSADCEGLVGPAVLNGSPLSYWSGESGVNPMRLAGGLLGGAWLTHLMADLGDGRFDGANLATNFEALKPANTLWQKDYQLFADIDGQRERFLEFERWWTGFYSLSKEEIVAIVENFFVGNKLERGELEVCPGCSVDLKRIRNPLVIFASGGDNITPPHQALNWIPAVYPDTAALKAADQRIVYLLNPHVGHLGIFVSSKVARLEHRAILESVGNLNDLAPGLYEMRIDNPTGDPDCHKPQFQVRFEERRVEDLDYPDQAPAFEGVRALSEHNVALYETFIGPWVRLYTTPWSAEALRQLHPARTSRLMFSERFSPWMTGVKWLAEMVETAPAPIDSDTPYRQWETLVSDSIASTLELAGTTRDSMYEMGFHSLYGGGWWSENE from the coding sequence ATGACCGCACCCGAGCCCGAAGAAGGCACCCTCCCGAGCCACCCGGCCACGGAGCTACTCGCCTATCAGACCGACCTGTGGCGACGCGGCGTACGCTACCTGGACACGCTGCGTGAGCGCGCGGACAACATGCTCGAGCATGAGCAGGCGGGCAAGCCGCCACTGCTCGACTTCGATTACGAGATGCTCGTGGATGGCCGTCGACTGGCGCGCCCCGCCAACTATGCCCTGCTGCGCATCACCCGGGTCGGCGAGGACTGCCTGGAGGACTGCCTCGACGAGACTAGGCCGCCGGTGATGATCGTCGACCCGCGTGCCGGCCACGGCCCAGGCATCGGCGGCTTCAAGCGCGACTCCGAGGTGGGCATGGCGCTCCACGAGGGACACCCGGTCTACTTCGTGATCTTCTTCCCCGAGCCCGTCCCCGGGCAGACGCTGGAGGACGTGCTGCACGTCCTGCGCCGCTTCGTCGAGACGCTGGCCGAGCGCCACCCCGGCCAGCCGCCGGTGCTCTACGGTAACTGCCAGGCGGGCTGGGCCATCGCGCTGCTCTCCGCCGACTGCGAGGGTCTGGTCGGGCCGGCGGTGCTGAACGGCTCGCCGCTCTCCTACTGGTCCGGCGAATCCGGCGTCAATCCCATGCGCCTCGCCGGCGGCCTGCTGGGCGGTGCCTGGCTGACGCACCTGATGGCCGACCTGGGAGACGGGCGCTTCGACGGTGCGAACCTCGCCACCAACTTCGAAGCCCTCAAGCCGGCGAATACCCTGTGGCAGAAGGACTATCAGCTGTTCGCCGACATCGACGGCCAGCGCGAACGCTTCCTCGAGTTCGAGCGCTGGTGGACGGGCTTCTATAGCCTGAGCAAAGAGGAGATCGTTGCCATCGTCGAGAACTTCTTCGTCGGCAACAAGCTGGAGCGTGGCGAGCTCGAGGTCTGCCCCGGCTGTAGCGTCGACCTCAAGCGCATCCGCAACCCCCTGGTGATCTTCGCCTCCGGCGGCGACAACATCACCCCGCCCCATCAGGCGCTCAACTGGATCCCCGCGGTCTATCCCGATACCGCGGCACTCAAGGCCGCCGACCAGCGCATCGTCTACCTGCTCAATCCCCACGTCGGGCATCTGGGCATCTTCGTCTCCTCCAAGGTGGCGCGCCTCGAGCACCGAGCGATCCTCGAGAGCGTCGGCAATTTGAATGACCTGGCCCCTGGCCTCTACGAGATGCGCATCGACAACCCCACCGGCGACCCCGACTGTCACAAGCCCCAGTTCCAGGTGCGCTTCGAGGAGCGCCGCGTGGAAGACCTGGACTATCCCGACCAGGCCCCGGCGTTCGAAGGGGTGCGAGCGCTCTCCGAGCACAATGTGGCCCTCTACGAGACCTTCATCGGGCCCTGGGTGCGGCTGTATACCACCCCCTGGTCCGCCGAGGCGCTGCGACAACTGCATCCGGCGCGGACCAGCCGGCTGATGTTCTCGGAACGCTTCTCCCCCTGGATGACCGGGGTGAAGTGGCTGGCCGAGATGGTGGAGACCGCGCCGGCGCCGATCGATAGTGACACCCCCTATCGGCAATGGGAGACGCTGGTGAGCGACTCTATCGCCTCGACGCTGGAGCTTGCGGGGACGACCCGAGACAGCATGTACGAGATGGGGTTTCACAGCCTCTACGGCGGGGGATGGTGGAGCGAGAACGAGTGA